The Sphingomonas sp. So64.6b genome includes a region encoding these proteins:
- a CDS encoding S41 family peptidase, with translation MARPFIQATAIAAILALVPTATAAMAQVDTDAYREIDQFMDVFNRVKGAYVDKVDDKTLIKGAIDGMLAALDPHSAFETGLDYDNLRIQTMGSYGGLGLTVTSEDGAVKVIAPQEDTPGFRAGIKSGDYITHIDGKLIYGLSLDEAITQMRGTPGSKIALTLVRPGRDKPIEVTLVREKIVQKPVKWEVKNGIGILNINTFSENTGAAVKAGMVGIEKSLGHAPLGYIVDLRDNGGGLRDEAINVADNFLNYGEIVSERGREKGDIERFYAKNGDPSRGLPVIVLVNSGSASASEIVAGALQDHHRALIMGERSFGKGSVQTVLDLGNNSALRLTTSRYYTPSGRSVQEGGIEPDIKVPQISDPDFKTRPVFREADLRRHLINEVKADNAVLEEDTKDDPRYSATPDQLKAKGVTDFQLDYALKTIARLGAAPKMASGK, from the coding sequence ATGGCTCGTCCCTTTATCCAGGCCACCGCGATCGCCGCGATCCTCGCGCTCGTTCCCACCGCGACCGCCGCGATGGCGCAGGTCGATACCGACGCTTATCGTGAAATCGACCAGTTCATGGACGTGTTCAACCGGGTGAAGGGCGCGTATGTCGACAAGGTCGATGACAAGACGCTGATCAAGGGCGCGATCGACGGCATGCTGGCGGCACTCGACCCGCACAGCGCGTTCGAGACCGGGCTCGATTACGACAATCTGCGCATCCAGACGATGGGCAGCTATGGCGGGCTCGGCCTGACCGTCACGTCGGAGGACGGCGCGGTCAAGGTCATCGCACCGCAGGAGGACACGCCGGGCTTCCGCGCCGGCATCAAGTCGGGCGATTACATCACCCATATCGACGGCAAGCTCATTTACGGCCTGAGCCTCGACGAGGCGATCACCCAGATGCGCGGCACGCCGGGCAGCAAGATCGCGCTGACGCTGGTCCGTCCGGGCCGCGACAAGCCGATCGAAGTGACTTTGGTGCGCGAGAAAATCGTGCAGAAGCCGGTCAAGTGGGAAGTCAAGAACGGCATTGGCATCCTCAACATCAACACCTTCTCCGAAAACACCGGCGCGGCGGTGAAGGCGGGCATGGTGGGGATCGAAAAGTCGCTCGGCCATGCGCCGCTCGGTTATATCGTCGATCTGCGCGACAATGGCGGGGGCCTGCGCGACGAAGCGATCAACGTCGCCGACAATTTCCTCAATTATGGTGAAATCGTCTCCGAACGCGGCCGCGAAAAGGGCGATATCGAGCGTTTCTATGCCAAGAACGGCGACCCGTCGCGCGGCCTGCCGGTGATCGTGCTGGTCAATTCAGGATCGGCCTCCGCATCCGAGATCGTCGCCGGCGCACTGCAGGATCATCACCGCGCGCTGATCATGGGCGAACGCTCGTTCGGCAAGGGGTCGGTGCAGACCGTGCTCGACCTGGGCAACAATTCGGCGCTGCGCCTGACCACCTCGCGCTATTACACCCCGTCGGGACGGTCGGTGCAGGAAGGCGGGATCGAGCCCGACATCAAGGTGCCGCAGATCTCCGACCCCGATTTCAAGACGCGTCCGGTGTTCCGCGAGGCCGATCTACGCCGCCACCTGATCAATGAGGTCAAGGCGGATAACGCTGTACTCGAAGAGGATACCAAGGACGATCCGCGCTACAGCGCGACGCCCGACCAGCTCAAGGCCAAGGGGGTTACCGACTTCCAGCTCGATTATGCGCTGAAGACGATCGCCCGGCTCGGCGCCGCGCCGAAGATGGCATCGGGCAAATAA
- a CDS encoding peptidoglycan DD-metalloendopeptidase family protein, producing MRGGIKVAGLVVAGVAAIGLGAPSLPAQDQQQRLAEAKAQSEAAAQRSRRLEAQAGRERDQARQARAQEAAVAARIQQAEADIAAGQARIEIIRRQLGEQRARLAERQGPIVRLVAALQSLARRPVLISVVQPGSVNDIVHVRAVLASSLPVIHARTANVRADLARTRALQADAALATRTLADSRTRLEAQRLALTRLEAEHRLRSRSLGRDALFESDRAIAMGERARDIVDLMDQLGNQAVVRESLESLPGPLPRPPRPGEVASPFDSVSWPHGSPPYRLPVVGKVVVGLGELSDAGVRSRGLTIASAAEAAVVAPAAGRIAYAGAFRGYGTIVIIDHGGGWTSLVSGLGAASVRVGESVGQGAPIGRATKDDDARVTVELRRKGRAVDMTPLIG from the coding sequence ATGCGGGGCGGCATCAAAGTGGCGGGCTTGGTCGTGGCGGGGGTCGCTGCGATCGGCCTGGGCGCGCCATCGCTTCCCGCACAGGACCAGCAGCAACGGCTCGCCGAGGCCAAGGCGCAATCCGAGGCCGCCGCGCAACGCTCGCGGCGGCTCGAGGCGCAGGCCGGACGCGAACGTGACCAGGCGCGCCAGGCGCGTGCACAGGAAGCTGCGGTCGCCGCGCGTATCCAGCAGGCGGAGGCCGACATCGCCGCCGGCCAGGCACGAATCGAGATCATCCGCCGTCAGCTCGGCGAGCAACGCGCGCGGCTCGCGGAGCGTCAGGGGCCGATCGTCCGGCTGGTCGCCGCGCTCCAGTCGCTGGCGCGCCGTCCGGTGCTGATCAGCGTGGTCCAGCCGGGATCGGTCAACGACATCGTCCATGTCCGCGCGGTGCTGGCGAGCAGCTTGCCCGTGATCCATGCCCGTACCGCCAATGTCCGAGCCGATCTCGCACGGACACGCGCTCTGCAGGCGGATGCCGCGCTTGCCACTCGGACCTTGGCCGACAGCCGCACCCGGCTCGAGGCGCAACGTCTTGCCCTGACCCGGCTCGAAGCTGAACACCGGTTGCGCTCGCGCTCGCTCGGGCGTGATGCGCTGTTCGAGTCCGACCGTGCCATCGCCATGGGCGAGCGAGCGCGGGATATCGTCGATCTGATGGATCAGCTCGGCAATCAGGCGGTGGTGCGCGAAAGCCTCGAGTCGCTGCCCGGCCCCTTGCCGCGCCCGCCGCGACCTGGTGAAGTCGCTTCGCCGTTCGACAGCGTGTCATGGCCGCACGGGTCGCCGCCCTATCGCCTGCCGGTGGTCGGCAAGGTGGTTGTCGGGCTGGGCGAACTCTCCGATGCCGGGGTGCGCTCACGCGGCCTGACCATCGCCTCGGCCGCCGAAGCTGCGGTGGTCGCGCCGGCCGCCGGGCGGATCGCTTATGCCGGTGCTTTTCGCGGTTATGGCACGATCGTCATCATCGACCATGGTGGCGGCTGGACCTCGCTCGTCTCGGGCCTGGGGGCGGCCTCGGTACGAGTCGGCGAGAGCGTCGGCCAGGGCGCGCCGATCGGCCGTGCTACAAAGGACGACGATGCGCGTGTTACAGTCGAGCTGCGCCGCAAGGGGCGAGCCGTTGATATGACCCCATTGATTGGCTGA
- a CDS encoding disulfide bond formation protein B has product MARTRFQLAHELAFFLPAALMAGALLSQYWGGLYPCEMCHWQRWPHYTAIALAGFAFFVPPTARRPLVVLAALAIATSGAIGVFHAGVEYHWWQGITACASTITQSGGTPEEMLARIMGAPLIRCDVAQWSLFGISLAGFNAIFSLGGAATILWLMVQGRRR; this is encoded by the coding sequence ATGGCGCGCACGCGTTTCCAGCTGGCGCACGAGCTCGCCTTTTTCCTGCCCGCGGCGCTGATGGCGGGCGCGCTGCTCTCGCAATATTGGGGTGGGCTATATCCGTGCGAGATGTGCCATTGGCAGCGCTGGCCGCATTATACCGCGATTGCTCTCGCCGGTTTCGCTTTCTTCGTGCCGCCGACCGCGCGGCGCCCGTTGGTGGTGCTTGCCGCGCTGGCCATCGCTACGAGCGGCGCGATCGGCGTGTTTCACGCCGGGGTCGAATATCATTGGTGGCAGGGGATCACCGCCTGCGCATCGACCATCACCCAATCGGGCGGTACACCGGAGGAGATGCTGGCGCGCATCATGGGCGCGCCGCTGATCCGCTGCGACGTCGCGCAGTGGAGCCTGTTCGGTATTTCTCTTGCCGGGTTCAATGCGATCTTTTCGCTGGGCGGTGCTGCCACCATCTTGTGGTTGATGGTACAAGGTCGACGCAGATGA
- a CDS encoding hemerythrin domain-containing protein — protein sequence MADARIFADLKADHDRHRALLARIDDTSGAGDERETLFEAFRIEVSAHAAAEEESLYATMLANPELRDDARHSVSEHKEIDDYFGELAEIETASDAWLTKFKEMRHRYEHHIDEEEEEMFPAAAKELSGDEEARLANIFETRKPKELERAEATPAGSDERD from the coding sequence ATGGCCGACGCCCGCATCTTTGCCGATCTCAAAGCCGACCATGACCGCCACCGCGCGTTGCTGGCCAGGATCGACGATACATCGGGCGCTGGCGATGAGCGCGAAACCCTGTTCGAAGCGTTCCGAATCGAAGTCTCCGCGCACGCCGCGGCCGAAGAGGAGTCGCTCTATGCGACGATGCTGGCCAACCCCGAGCTGCGCGACGATGCGCGCCATTCGGTCTCCGAGCATAAGGAGATCGACGACTATTTCGGCGAGCTGGCCGAGATCGAGACCGCATCCGACGCCTGGCTGACCAAGTTCAAGGAAATGCGCCACCGCTATGAGCATCATATCGACGAAGAAGAGGAAGAGATGTTCCCAGCCGCCGCCAAGGAACTGAGCGGTGACGAGGAAGCAAGGCTCGCCAACATATTCGAGACGCGCAAGCCGAAGGAACTCGAACGCGCCGAAGCGACCCCGGCAGGTAGCGACGAACGCGATTAG
- a CDS encoding DUF2306 domain-containing protein translates to MATLADTNPTPRPKSLAPDIFERVLAFAAIALLLVVLVALAKGHAQWGLLPWQVWAHLATVLTALALTPVMLLRRRGDRPHRMLGTLWVAAMILTALISLDIRLTNPGGFSIIHVLSAWTLIQVPIIWWSARTHNLVRHRRAVRGMVLGALIIAGFFTLPFGRLLGTWLFG, encoded by the coding sequence ATGGCAACGCTCGCTGATACCAATCCGACGCCCCGGCCGAAATCGCTCGCGCCCGATATTTTCGAGCGAGTCCTGGCCTTTGCCGCCATCGCGCTGCTGCTGGTCGTGCTTGTCGCGCTGGCCAAAGGGCATGCGCAATGGGGCCTGTTGCCTTGGCAAGTCTGGGCCCATCTCGCGACCGTCCTGACCGCGCTGGCGCTGACCCCGGTCATGTTGCTGCGGCGACGCGGTGACCGGCCGCACCGCATGCTGGGCACGCTTTGGGTGGCGGCGATGATCCTCACCGCGCTGATTTCGCTCGACATCCGCCTCACCAATCCCGGCGGCTTCAGCATCATCCATGTGTTGTCGGCCTGGACGCTGATCCAGGTGCCGATCATCTGGTGGAGTGCGCGCACGCATAATCTCGTGCGTCACCGGAGGGCGGTGCGCGGTATGGTGCTCGGCGCGCTGATCATCGCCGGGTTCTTCACATTGCCGTTCGGGCGGCTGCTCGGCACCTGGCTGTTCGGTTGA
- a CDS encoding demethoxyubiquinone hydroxylase family protein: MSGWKPGDAKRATHSMIRVDQAGEYGATRIYAGQLAVMGDRTPVARAIAGMANQEERHRAFFDAMIAERGVRPTLLQPFWNVAGFALGAVTAAIGPAAAMACTVAVETEIDKHYADQLVELGDSDPELSAAVLDFQAEEVEHKKAALAAGAETAIAYPLLSAVIRLGCRVAIATAKRI, encoded by the coding sequence ATGAGCGGCTGGAAACCCGGTGACGCGAAGCGTGCGACGCACAGCATGATCCGGGTGGATCAGGCTGGCGAATATGGCGCGACGCGAATCTATGCCGGGCAGCTGGCGGTGATGGGCGACCGCACCCCGGTCGCGCGTGCGATCGCCGGCATGGCCAACCAGGAAGAGCGCCACCGCGCCTTTTTCGATGCGATGATCGCCGAGCGCGGCGTGCGCCCGACCTTGTTGCAGCCGTTCTGGAATGTCGCCGGATTCGCGCTCGGTGCGGTAACGGCCGCGATCGGACCGGCGGCGGCGATGGCCTGTACCGTCGCGGTGGAGACCGAGATCGACAAGCATTATGCCGATCAGCTGGTCGAACTGGGCGACAGCGACCCCGAACTCTCTGCCGCGGTACTGGATTTCCAGGCCGAAGAGGTCGAACATAAGAAAGCAGCGCTCGCCGCAGGCGCGGAGACGGCGATCGCTTATCCGTTGCTCAGTGCGGTGATTCGCCTGGGTTGCCGCGTCGCGATCGCAACGGCGAAGCGGATATGA
- a CDS encoding DedA family protein — MIEHILGILATFTIWVISSGGYLGIALLMAIESACIPLPSEIIMPFAGYLVSTGHFDLYLAATAGAIGCNIGSIPAYELGKRGGRPAIERWGRYVLIGPGELDAADRFFARFGNSAVLIGRLLPVIRSFIAFPAGVARMKLLPFHIYTFVGSWPWCFGLAWLGMVLGEKWNSDPRLKAAFHSADALIGVVLVAGIAFYIWHRVRGMKRKP; from the coding sequence ATGATCGAGCACATCCTGGGCATCCTCGCCACTTTCACCATCTGGGTCATCTCCAGCGGCGGCTATCTCGGCATTGCGCTGCTGATGGCTATCGAATCGGCGTGCATTCCACTGCCGTCCGAAATCATCATGCCGTTCGCCGGCTATCTCGTCTCGACCGGGCATTTCGACCTGTATCTGGCGGCGACCGCCGGCGCGATCGGCTGCAATATCGGCTCGATCCCGGCCTATGAGCTGGGCAAGCGCGGCGGCCGCCCCGCGATCGAGCGCTGGGGCCGTTATGTCCTGATCGGCCCGGGTGAGCTCGACGCCGCCGACCGTTTCTTCGCGCGCTTCGGCAATTCAGCCGTGCTGATCGGCCGGCTGCTGCCGGTGATCCGCTCGTTCATCGCCTTTCCCGCCGGCGTGGCGCGAATGAAGTTGCTGCCGTTTCATATATATACCTTTGTTGGATCATGGCCGTGGTGCTTCGGCCTTGCCTGGCTCGGCATGGTGCTGGGTGAAAAGTGGAACAGCGACCCGCGTCTCAAGGCCGCGTTCCACAGCGCCGATGCGCTGATCGGCGTGGTGCTGGTTGCGGGTATCGCCTTTTATATCTGGCACCGCGTGCGCGGAATGAAGCGCAAGCCCTAA
- a CDS encoding UdgX family uracil-DNA binding protein (This protein belongs to the uracil DNA glycosylase superfamily, members of which act in excision repair of DNA. However, it belongs more specifically to UdgX branch, whose founding member was found to bind uracil in DNA (where it does not belong), without cleaving it, appears to promote DNA repair by a pathway involving RecA, rather than base excision.): MRIVTLAEPDDFDGWRDAARCLLAESVPPDEVIWQVGDFGGDLFAAEAEPQGPAIASGFSVSRAFLDLARSVVPHLDPERFALLYDLLTRMRVQPKLIEDRANSLVRRLDHLAAQVRRDIHKMRAFLRFREMPNRDGGGDGTRFIAWFEPEHHIVRANAAFFVNRFASMRWSILTPDLSIHWDGATLSEGPGAQKGDAPDGDPVEDVWKTYYASIFNPARVKIGAMLKEMPKKYWKNMPETALVPGLIAAAQARESGMIETARASVGGNIQVAWKALRDEAAGCTRCPLYRDATQTVFGEGPVDAALMFVGEQPGDQEDLAGKPFVGPAGQMFDRALTEAGVDRASVYVTNAVKHFKFEQRGKRRVHSKPGAGEIEACRWWIDQERALVKPRVTVALGATAARSLFGKVMTIGRERGRALELPDQGGEAWITVHPSYLLRLPDEAAKEEEFARFVEDLKMAGERAS; encoded by the coding sequence ATGAGGATCGTCACGCTTGCCGAACCCGACGATTTCGACGGCTGGCGCGATGCCGCGCGATGCTTGCTCGCCGAATCGGTGCCGCCAGACGAGGTGATCTGGCAGGTCGGCGATTTCGGCGGCGACTTGTTCGCCGCCGAGGCCGAGCCGCAAGGCCCCGCCATCGCGTCCGGTTTCTCAGTGTCGCGCGCCTTTCTCGACCTGGCGCGCAGCGTGGTGCCGCACCTCGACCCGGAGCGGTTCGCGCTGCTTTATGATCTGCTGACACGGATGCGCGTCCAGCCAAAACTGATCGAGGATCGCGCCAACTCGTTGGTTCGTCGGCTCGACCATCTCGCCGCACAGGTGCGCCGCGATATCCACAAGATGCGTGCGTTCCTGCGTTTCCGCGAAATGCCGAACCGGGACGGAGGCGGGGATGGTACGCGCTTTATTGCCTGGTTCGAACCCGAGCATCACATCGTCCGCGCCAATGCGGCCTTCTTCGTCAACCGCTTCGCATCGATGCGCTGGTCGATCCTGACGCCGGACCTGTCGATCCACTGGGACGGCGCGACGCTTAGCGAGGGTCCGGGCGCACAAAAGGGCGATGCGCCGGACGGCGATCCGGTCGAGGATGTGTGGAAGACCTATTATGCCTCGATCTTCAATCCGGCGCGCGTGAAGATCGGCGCGATGCTGAAGGAAATGCCGAAAAAATATTGGAAAAACATGCCTGAAACCGCGTTGGTGCCCGGCCTGATCGCAGCGGCGCAGGCGCGGGAGAGTGGCATGATCGAGACGGCGCGCGCCAGTGTCGGCGGCAATATCCAGGTCGCATGGAAGGCACTGCGCGACGAGGCGGCGGGCTGTACGCGCTGCCCCTTGTACCGGGACGCGACCCAGACCGTGTTCGGCGAAGGCCCGGTCGATGCGGCGCTGATGTTCGTCGGCGAGCAGCCCGGCGACCAGGAGGATCTGGCCGGCAAGCCCTTTGTCGGCCCGGCGGGCCAGATGTTCGATCGCGCGCTGACCGAGGCCGGGGTCGACCGCGCGAGCGTCTATGTCACCAACGCGGTCAAGCATTTCAAATTCGAGCAGCGCGGTAAGCGGCGCGTTCATTCCAAACCCGGTGCGGGCGAAATCGAGGCATGCCGCTGGTGGATCGACCAGGAGCGCGCACTGGTGAAACCCCGGGTGACGGTCGCACTTGGCGCGACGGCGGCGCGCAGCCTGTTCGGCAAGGTGATGACGATCGGCCGCGAACGCGGACGGGCGCTGGAATTGCCCGATCAAGGCGGCGAGGCCTGGATCACGGTGCATCCGAGCTATTTGCTGCGTTTGCCCGACGAAGCGGCGAAGGAGGAAGAGTTCGCCCGATTCGTCGAGGATTTGAAGATGGCCGGGGAGCGAGCTTCCTAG
- a CDS encoding DJ-1/PfpI family protein — protein MVELSPIRVAFLLFPNVTQLDLTGPAQVLSRLGNVTIDLVAGTLDPVVTDAGFALLPTATFATVSQPDILCVPGGFGVTAASEDDATMAWVRSAAAGATWVTSVCTGALLLGAAGLLRGYRATTHWAQHQHLAAFGAIPVHDRVVFDRNRVTGGGVTAGIDFGLALTAAIRGEDHARLVQLSLEYDPAPPFDSGSPDRADAATLARYHALAARGAPDRDERTLALAARMPPV, from the coding sequence ATGGTCGAACTGTCCCCGATCCGCGTCGCCTTTCTGCTCTTCCCAAACGTCACGCAACTCGATCTGACCGGCCCTGCCCAAGTGCTGTCGCGGCTCGGCAATGTGACGATCGACCTTGTCGCCGGGACGCTCGACCCGGTGGTTACCGATGCAGGCTTCGCGCTGCTGCCGACCGCGACGTTCGCGACCGTGAGCCAGCCGGACATCCTTTGCGTGCCGGGCGGCTTTGGTGTCACCGCTGCGAGCGAGGATGACGCGACGATGGCCTGGGTGCGCTCCGCGGCGGCTGGCGCGACCTGGGTGACCAGCGTCTGCACCGGGGCATTGCTGCTCGGTGCGGCGGGGTTGTTGCGCGGCTACCGCGCGACGACGCATTGGGCGCAGCACCAGCATCTTGCCGCATTCGGCGCGATCCCGGTGCATGACCGCGTGGTGTTCGACCGCAATCGCGTCACCGGCGGCGGGGTGACGGCGGGCATCGATTTCGGTCTGGCGCTGACCGCCGCCATTCGCGGCGAGGATCATGCCCGGCTGGTCCAGCTCAGTCTTGAATATGATCCCGCGCCGCCGTTCGATTCAGGATCGCCCGATCGTGCCGATGCGGCGACGCTCGCTCGCTATCACGCGCTGGCTGCGCGCGGCGCGCCGGATCGCGACGAACGCACGCTGGCGCTCGCCGCGCGGATGCCGCCGGTTTAG
- a CDS encoding 23S rRNA (pseudouridine(1915)-N(3))-methyltransferase RlmH: protein MLLHIVARGRIGQSPEAELVARYLKRLSWPTKVTELPDTGGKIPVVEPQTRIVMLDETGDVLPSRVFAEKLGRWRDDGVRETRFMIGAADGFDDTDRAGADLLLSFGRATWPHMLARAMLAEQLWRAASILANHPYHREG, encoded by the coding sequence TTGCTGCTCCACATCGTCGCGCGCGGTCGCATCGGGCAGAGCCCCGAGGCGGAACTGGTCGCGCGTTATCTGAAGCGGCTGTCCTGGCCGACCAAAGTCACTGAACTTCCCGATACCGGCGGCAAGATCCCGGTGGTCGAGCCGCAGACGCGCATCGTCATGCTTGATGAAACCGGTGATGTACTGCCATCGCGCGTTTTCGCCGAGAAACTCGGCCGCTGGCGCGATGACGGCGTCCGGGAAACGCGTTTCATGATCGGCGCAGCGGATGGGTTCGACGATACCGATCGCGCGGGCGCTGATCTGCTGCTGTCGTTCGGCCGCGCGACCTGGCCGCATATGCTCGCCCGCGCAATGCTTGCCGAGCAATTGTGGCGCGCGGCGAGCATCCTTGCCAATCATCCGTATCACCGCGAAGGATGA
- a CDS encoding SO2930 family diheme c-type cytochrome, producing the protein MKLAQHIAATVSACAALVILGAAVEDARGVNDAAIIGDGYPAKLSEFHLFTDIAARTPAPRVTSYTLNTPLFSDYAEKQRYLYVPGGKIAAYDPDKVIDLPVGSALVKTFGYQQSGKFKALETRLLLHRASGWVAIPYVWNADGTDAVLKRAGTRIPVTFTDPSGQSRTISYSVPNQNQCKDCHALSGAITPIGPKIRNLNDGKQLQALLKAGMIDRLPADAPRLARWDDAATPLADRARAYLETNCAHCHNPNGAASNSGLYLDWKQADANARGILKHPVAAGRGSGSNEFDIDPGHPERSILIFRMESTDPGIAMPELGRATVHAEAIALLTRWISDMPTDGNRTGVKATRN; encoded by the coding sequence GTGAAGCTTGCCCAGCATATCGCCGCGACCGTCTCGGCCTGTGCCGCGCTTGTCATCCTGGGCGCGGCCGTGGAGGACGCGCGCGGTGTAAACGACGCTGCGATCATCGGCGACGGCTATCCGGCGAAATTGTCGGAGTTCCACTTGTTCACCGACATCGCAGCCCGGACACCGGCGCCGCGCGTGACGTCCTATACGCTCAACACGCCGCTCTTCTCCGACTATGCCGAGAAGCAGCGCTACCTTTATGTCCCGGGCGGCAAGATCGCTGCCTATGATCCGGACAAGGTCATCGACCTGCCGGTCGGCTCGGCGCTGGTGAAGACTTTCGGCTATCAGCAATCGGGCAAGTTCAAGGCGCTCGAGACCCGGCTATTGTTGCACCGCGCGAGCGGCTGGGTCGCGATTCCCTATGTCTGGAACGCCGACGGCACCGACGCGGTGCTCAAGCGCGCCGGCACGCGCATCCCGGTGACCTTCACCGATCCGTCGGGGCAGAGCCGCACGATCAGCTATTCGGTGCCCAACCAAAACCAGTGCAAGGATTGCCACGCGCTGTCGGGCGCGATCACCCCGATCGGGCCGAAGATTCGCAACCTCAATGACGGCAAACAGCTTCAGGCGCTGCTCAAAGCGGGCATGATCGATCGCTTGCCGGCCGATGCCCCGCGTCTGGCACGCTGGGACGATGCGGCCACCCCGCTTGCCGACCGCGCGCGCGCCTATCTCGAAACCAATTGCGCGCATTGCCACAACCCCAATGGCGCGGCGTCCAATTCGGGCCTCTATCTCGACTGGAAGCAAGCCGACGCCAATGCGCGCGGCATCCTCAAGCACCCGGTCGCGGCGGGGCGCGGCAGCGGCAGCAACGAGTTCGACATCGACCCCGGCCATCCCGAACGCTCGATCCTGATCTTCCGCATGGAAAGCACCGATCCCGGCATCGCCATGCCCGAACTGGGCCGCGCGACCGTCCATGCCGAGGCGATCGCGCTGCTCACGCGCTGGATCAGCGATATGCCAACCGATGGCAACCGGACCGGGGTGAAAGCGACTCGCAACTGA
- a CDS encoding glycosyltransferase family 39 protein produces MTIVQSAFDRSSRGAMAMLLLVLLAYGVFSTPGLMVRWGASPGGVAIFVAWSLTALWALATTIRHRLRTEWIAFAVIAIGLRLGSAWFAAPRVSPGDSHWYLVLAHNLIAGRGLVVDEPFMGVACYALFPPLYGIVLAGWGAVVGFSTPSLLALSTLIDLGAAWSIVRLASFLGVRRAGIAAALVYLILPSVLFSAPLAQKEGLSVLLVLALAFGWLRAARDARRWRDALAIGLPAALLALTQPGEAMLALLFGLVLIPGIGLRRVMTIGMPAALIAVAVMLPWWIRNLVVLGAFVPLTSSAGYSLWIGNNADATGNWLPPPEQLRGLPEITFGKAAAGLAQEWIVQHPVGFVRITIAKFVRAVAIGEFGVVRLAAMNPPISAAIGALLLPVSHGAHLLTLAGGAAALRLRRDPAIAALAALLAACVVQLMLFGMWFEFGERHREFLTPFILIAVAVAVPHWARMSDSRRRQPAIA; encoded by the coding sequence GTGACGATTGTGCAATCCGCTTTCGATCGAAGCTCGCGCGGCGCCATGGCGATGCTGCTGCTGGTCCTGCTTGCTTATGGCGTGTTTTCGACGCCGGGCTTGATGGTCCGCTGGGGCGCGTCGCCGGGCGGGGTCGCCATCTTTGTCGCATGGAGCCTCACCGCGCTGTGGGCGCTTGCCACCACGATCCGCCATCGGCTGCGGACCGAATGGATCGCGTTTGCGGTCATTGCCATCGGCCTCCGGCTGGGGAGCGCCTGGTTCGCAGCGCCGCGCGTGTCGCCCGGGGATTCGCACTGGTATCTCGTGCTCGCGCACAATTTGATCGCCGGACGCGGCCTGGTGGTCGATGAGCCGTTCATGGGCGTCGCCTGCTACGCGCTGTTCCCACCGCTCTATGGCATCGTGCTGGCGGGCTGGGGTGCGGTTGTTGGTTTCTCGACGCCCTCGCTGCTGGCGCTGTCGACGCTGATCGACCTCGGCGCAGCATGGTCGATCGTCCGGCTGGCGAGCTTTCTCGGCGTGCGGCGCGCTGGGATCGCCGCGGCGCTGGTCTATCTCATCCTTCCTTCGGTGCTGTTCTCCGCCCCGCTCGCGCAGAAAGAGGGGTTGAGCGTGTTGCTGGTCCTGGCGCTTGCGTTTGGCTGGTTGCGTGCTGCGCGTGATGCGCGACGCTGGCGTGACGCCCTGGCGATCGGCTTGCCGGCTGCCTTGCTTGCCCTGACTCAGCCGGGTGAGGCGATGCTTGCCTTGCTGTTCGGGCTGGTGTTGATCCCCGGCATCGGCCTGCGCCGCGTCATGACGATCGGTATGCCGGCGGCGTTGATCGCCGTGGCAGTCATGCTGCCCTGGTGGATCCGCAATCTGGTCGTGCTCGGCGCTTTCGTGCCATTGACCAGCTCGGCCGGTTACAGTCTGTGGATCGGCAATAATGCCGATGCGACGGGCAATTGGCTGCCGCCGCCCGAGCAATTGCGCGGCCTGCCTGAAATCACCTTCGGCAAAGCGGCGGCGGGGTTGGCCCAAGAATGGATCGTTCAGCACCCGGTCGGTTTCGTGCGGATCACCATCGCCAAGTTCGTTCGCGCGGTGGCGATCGGCGAATTCGGCGTGGTGCGCCTGGCCGCGATGAATCCGCCAATCTCCGCCGCGATCGGCGCGCTGCTGCTGCCGGTTTCGCATGGCGCGCATTTGCTGACCCTGGCGGGAGGCGCCGCCGCGCTCCGCCTTCGACGTGACCCGGCAATCGCGGCACTGGCGGCGTTGCTGGCGGCCTGCGTCGTACAGCTCATGCTGTTCGGCATGTGGTTCGAATTCGGCGAGCGTCACCGCGAGTTCCTCACGCCGTTCATATTGATCGCTGTGGCCGTCGCGGTGCCCCACTGGGCGCGAATGAGCGACAGCCGGAGACGGCAACCGGCGATCGCCTAA